From Micromonospora echinospora, one genomic window encodes:
- a CDS encoding type II toxin-antitoxin system PemK/MazF family toxin has protein sequence MPEWLPWALAVLLAVAAGWAWSSWRHRPAPPSRPAGRTRPPRRTDRPTAPPRPRDRRSATGTPRPGEIWWADVPYVDGTGSKVRPCLVLRADRRGADVLKITSQDKGDRDDHVRIPTRSWDAAADHDSFLDLGTTIRVEADAFRNRAGTCDPALWRRLHPQP, from the coding sequence ATGCCGGAGTGGCTGCCCTGGGCGCTGGCGGTCCTGCTGGCGGTGGCCGCCGGCTGGGCCTGGAGCAGTTGGCGGCACCGGCCCGCACCGCCGTCACGCCCGGCGGGACGGACCCGGCCGCCACGTCGTACCGACCGGCCGACCGCGCCTCCGCGTCCGCGCGACCGGCGGAGCGCCACCGGTACGCCCCGGCCCGGCGAGATCTGGTGGGCGGACGTGCCGTACGTCGACGGCACCGGATCGAAGGTGCGCCCCTGCCTGGTGCTGCGGGCCGACCGCCGGGGCGCGGACGTGCTCAAGATCACGAGTCAGGACAAGGGCGACCGCGACGACCACGTACGCATCCCGACCCGCAGCTGGGACGCCGCCGCCGACCACGACAGCTTCCTCGACCTCGGTACGACGATCCGGGTCGAGGCCGACGCCTTCCGCAACCGCGCCGGCACCTGCGACCCGGCCCTCTGGCGCCGACTCCACCCCCAACCCTGA
- a CDS encoding methionine synthase, whose product MTDQVWPWPRGAATGIGSLPGTDVAEAQRVVLGELPDLPHLPELPARGPGADLVGRGAGLLVGLPVELYAARWRIAPRPGRDLRRTRDLMERDLDQLAEQAEEYTGPIKVQVAGPLTLAATLELPIGGRMLRDPGAVRDLTGSLAEGLRGHVEAVARRVPRASVLVQLDEPSLPAVLAGRVPTESGLGAYRAMESEVARTALRTVVEAAGVPAIVHCCAPDVPLELVRDAGAVAVALDLAQVTDLDPLGEAIDAGLGLLAGAAPALPPPAGRAPTSAQVADRVRQLWDRLGFPRARLPEQVVVTPACGLAGATPRYVREVLAACRDAGRRLAEE is encoded by the coding sequence GTGACTGATCAGGTCTGGCCCTGGCCGCGTGGCGCGGCGACCGGCATCGGCTCCCTCCCCGGCACCGACGTCGCCGAGGCGCAGCGCGTCGTCCTCGGCGAGCTGCCGGACCTGCCCCACCTGCCCGAACTGCCGGCCCGTGGCCCCGGCGCGGACCTGGTCGGGCGCGGTGCCGGACTGCTGGTCGGACTGCCGGTCGAGCTGTACGCGGCGCGCTGGCGGATCGCCCCCCGTCCGGGACGGGACCTGCGCCGCACCCGCGACCTGATGGAACGCGACCTCGACCAGCTCGCCGAGCAGGCCGAGGAGTACACCGGCCCGATCAAGGTGCAGGTGGCCGGCCCGCTCACCCTGGCCGCTACGCTGGAGCTGCCGATCGGCGGTCGGATGCTGCGTGACCCGGGCGCGGTGCGGGACCTCACCGGCTCGCTCGCCGAGGGGCTGCGCGGTCACGTCGAGGCGGTCGCCCGCCGGGTGCCCCGGGCATCGGTGCTGGTCCAGCTCGACGAGCCGTCGCTGCCGGCCGTACTGGCCGGGCGGGTCCCCACCGAGAGCGGGCTCGGCGCGTACCGGGCGATGGAGTCGGAGGTCGCGCGGACCGCTCTGCGTACGGTCGTCGAGGCGGCCGGCGTGCCCGCCATCGTGCACTGCTGCGCCCCGGACGTGCCGCTGGAACTGGTCCGCGACGCCGGCGCGGTCGCCGTCGCGCTGGACCTCGCCCAGGTCACCGACCTCGATCCGCTCGGCGAGGCGATCGACGCCGGGCTGGGGTTGCTGGCCGGTGCCGCCCCGGCGCTGCCGCCGCCGGCCGGTCGCGCACCGACCTCCGCCCAGGTCGCCGATCGGGTACGCCAGCTCTGGGACCGGCTCGGTTTCCCTCGTGCCCGGCTGCCCGAGCAGGTGGTGGTGACCCCGGCCTGCGGCCTGGCCGGAGCAACTCCCCGTTACGTGCGTGAGGTGCTCGCCGCCTGCCGCGACGCCGGCCGGCGGCTGGCCGAGGAGTAG
- the ligA gene encoding NAD-dependent DNA ligase LigA produces the protein MSEEAIPQQVSPAQEEAAGAEPPAGAKERHATLSQELTDHQYRYYVLDAPTISDAEFDTLLRELEAMEEEFPALRTPDSPTQRVGGTFSTDFAPVTHAERMLSLDNAFADEELAAWSERVVRDAGGEVPYLCELKVDGLAINLTYERGRLVRAATRGDGRTGEDVTANVRSIRDVPSELSVSAEFGPPPELLEVRGEIYFPVAGFADLNAGLVEQGKPPFANPRNAAAGSLRQKDPRVTASRPLRLVVHGIGARRGFQPTAQSEAYAALKGWGLPTSDRWRVVPDLAGVAEYIAHYAAHRHDVEHEIDGVVVKVDPVSIQGRLGSTSRAPRWAIAFKYPPEEVNTKLLDIQVNVGRTGRVTPFAVLEPVRVAGSTVALATLHNAREVERKGVKIGDTVVLRKAGDVIPEVLGPVVELRPADARDFVMPTHCPNCGSPLAPAKEGDIDIRCPNSRTCPAQLRERLTHLAGRGALDIEVMGEKAAAALLDSGVIVDEGDLFLLDAKRLAEVPFFVNKDGSLGSNAARFLASLDEARQRPLWRVLVALSIRHVGPTAAQALARHFGSVDAMRAASEEELSSVEGVGPTIAASLTEWFTVDWHRAVVDKWAAAGVRMAEEARDEGPRPLEGVSVVVTGTLAGFSRDQAAEAIQSRGGKVSGSVSKKTGFVVVGENPGSKAEKASALKLPVLDEDGFRVLLESGPDAAREVARREE, from the coding sequence GTGTCCGAGGAAGCCATCCCCCAGCAGGTCAGCCCGGCACAGGAGGAGGCGGCCGGAGCGGAGCCACCGGCCGGGGCCAAGGAGCGGCACGCCACCCTCAGCCAGGAGCTGACCGACCACCAGTACCGCTACTACGTGCTGGACGCCCCGACCATCAGCGACGCCGAGTTCGACACGCTGCTGCGCGAGCTGGAGGCGATGGAGGAGGAGTTCCCGGCGCTGCGCACCCCGGACTCGCCCACCCAGCGGGTCGGTGGCACCTTCTCCACCGACTTTGCCCCGGTGACCCACGCCGAGCGGATGCTCTCGCTGGACAACGCCTTCGCCGACGAGGAACTCGCCGCCTGGTCCGAGCGGGTGGTCCGGGACGCCGGCGGCGAGGTGCCGTACCTCTGCGAGCTGAAGGTCGACGGGCTGGCGATCAACCTCACCTACGAGCGCGGCCGGCTGGTCCGGGCCGCGACCCGGGGGGACGGCCGCACCGGTGAGGACGTCACCGCCAACGTCCGCAGCATCCGGGACGTGCCGTCCGAGCTGAGCGTCTCCGCCGAGTTCGGGCCGCCGCCGGAGCTGCTTGAGGTGCGCGGCGAGATCTACTTCCCGGTGGCCGGCTTCGCCGACCTCAACGCGGGCCTGGTCGAACAGGGCAAGCCGCCCTTCGCCAACCCGCGCAACGCCGCCGCCGGCAGCCTGCGGCAGAAGGATCCGCGGGTCACCGCGTCCCGTCCGCTGCGCCTGGTGGTGCACGGCATCGGTGCGCGGCGCGGGTTCCAGCCCACCGCGCAGTCCGAGGCGTACGCGGCGCTGAAGGGCTGGGGGCTGCCCACCAGCGACCGGTGGCGGGTGGTGCCCGACCTGGCCGGCGTCGCCGAGTACATCGCCCACTACGCCGCCCACCGGCACGACGTCGAGCACGAGATCGACGGCGTGGTGGTGAAGGTGGACCCGGTCTCCATCCAGGGCCGGCTCGGCTCGACCAGCCGCGCACCGCGTTGGGCGATCGCCTTCAAGTACCCCCCGGAGGAGGTCAACACCAAGCTCCTCGACATCCAGGTCAACGTCGGGCGCACCGGCCGGGTGACTCCGTTCGCGGTGCTCGAACCGGTCCGGGTGGCCGGCTCGACGGTGGCGCTGGCCACCCTGCACAACGCCCGCGAGGTGGAGCGCAAGGGGGTGAAGATCGGCGACACGGTGGTGCTGCGCAAGGCCGGGGACGTGATCCCCGAGGTGCTCGGCCCGGTGGTCGAGCTGCGGCCGGCGGACGCCCGGGACTTCGTGATGCCCACCCACTGTCCGAACTGTGGTTCGCCGCTCGCCCCGGCGAAGGAGGGCGACATCGACATCCGTTGCCCGAACTCGCGGACCTGCCCGGCGCAGCTGCGGGAACGGCTGACCCATCTCGCCGGCCGGGGCGCGCTCGACATCGAGGTGATGGGCGAGAAGGCCGCGGCGGCACTGCTCGACTCGGGGGTCATCGTCGACGAGGGGGACCTGTTCCTCCTCGACGCGAAGCGGCTGGCCGAGGTGCCGTTCTTCGTCAACAAGGACGGCAGCCTGGGCAGCAACGCGGCCCGCTTCCTGGCCAGCCTGGACGAGGCCCGGCAGCGACCGCTCTGGCGGGTGCTGGTGGCGCTCTCGATCCGGCACGTCGGCCCGACCGCCGCGCAGGCCCTCGCCCGGCACTTCGGTTCGGTCGACGCGATGCGGGCGGCCAGCGAGGAGGAACTCTCCTCGGTGGAGGGGGTCGGCCCGACCATCGCGGCGAGCCTGACCGAGTGGTTCACCGTCGACTGGCACCGCGCGGTGGTCGACAAGTGGGCCGCCGCCGGGGTGCGCATGGCGGAGGAGGCCCGCGACGAGGGGCCGCGCCCGCTGGAGGGGGTCAGCGTCGTGGTCACCGGCACCCTCGCCGGATTCTCCCGGGACCAGGCCGCCGAGGCGATCCAGTCCCGGGGCGGCAAGGTCAGCGGGTCGGTCTCCAAGAAGACCGGGTTCGTGGTGGTGGGGGAGAACCCCGGCTCCAAGGCGGAGAAGGCCAGCGCCCTCAAGCTGCCGGTCCTCGACGAGGACGGCTTCCGGGTGCTGCTCGAGTCCGGCCCGGACGCCGCGCGCGAGGTGGCCCGCCGCGAGGAGTGA
- the mnmA gene encoding tRNA 2-thiouridine(34) synthase MnmA, translated as MRVLAAMSGGVDSAVAAARAVEAGHDVTGVHLALARNPQTYRTGARGCCTLEDSRDARRAADVLGIPFYVWDMADRFHADVVDDFVAEYAAGRTPNPCLRCNEKIKFAAVLDRAVALGFDAVVTGHHARLGPDGLLRRSVDVAKDQSYVLAVLTREQLDRSMFPLGDSTKAQVRAEAARRGLAVADKPDSHDICFIADGDTRGFLADRLGETPGDVVDALTGAVVGSHSGAYAYTVGQRRGLHLDRPAPDGRPRYVLSITPKTNTVTVGPAEALEVTEVSAERPVWTGGPRPDHLVECEVQLRAHGDVTPATVTVDAHGLRATLRRPVRGVAAGQAIVAYRPDPAGDVVLGSATITV; from the coding sequence GTGAGGGTCTTGGCAGCGATGTCCGGCGGGGTCGACTCGGCGGTCGCCGCCGCGCGGGCGGTGGAGGCGGGCCACGACGTCACCGGTGTGCACCTGGCGTTGGCCCGCAACCCGCAGACCTACCGGACCGGGGCGCGCGGCTGCTGCACCCTGGAGGACTCCCGGGACGCCCGCCGTGCCGCCGACGTGCTCGGCATCCCGTTCTACGTCTGGGACATGGCCGACCGGTTCCACGCCGACGTGGTCGACGACTTCGTCGCGGAGTACGCGGCGGGGCGTACCCCGAACCCGTGCCTGCGCTGCAACGAGAAGATCAAGTTCGCCGCGGTGCTGGACCGGGCCGTGGCCCTCGGGTTCGACGCCGTGGTCACCGGCCACCACGCCCGGCTCGGCCCGGACGGGCTGCTGCGCCGCAGCGTCGACGTGGCCAAGGACCAGTCGTACGTGCTGGCCGTGCTCACCCGCGAGCAGCTCGACCGGTCGATGTTCCCGCTCGGCGACTCGACCAAGGCACAGGTGCGGGCGGAGGCGGCCCGGCGCGGGCTGGCCGTGGCCGACAAGCCCGACTCGCACGACATCTGCTTCATCGCCGACGGCGACACCCGGGGCTTCCTGGCCGACCGGCTGGGCGAGACCCCCGGCGACGTGGTCGACGCGCTGACCGGCGCGGTGGTCGGCAGCCACAGCGGCGCGTACGCGTACACGGTGGGGCAGCGGCGGGGGCTGCACCTGGACCGCCCCGCCCCGGACGGCCGCCCCCGGTACGTGCTCTCGATCACCCCGAAGACCAACACGGTCACGGTCGGGCCGGCCGAGGCCCTGGAGGTCACCGAGGTCAGCGCCGAGCGTCCGGTCTGGACCGGCGGCCCCCGCCCCGACCACCTGGTCGAGTGCGAGGTGCAGTTGCGTGCCCACGGCGACGTCACGCCGGCCACGGTCACCGTCGACGCCCACGGGTTACGTGCCACGCTGCGCCGCCCGGTGCGCGGGGTCGCCGCCGGCCAGGCCATCGTCGCGTACCGGCCCGACCCGGCCGGCGACGTGGTGCTCGGCTCCGCGACCATCACCGTCTGA
- a CDS encoding ADP-ribosylglycohydrolase family protein: MRAMSQSSVRRASGSFFGLAYGDALGAPTEFLTVGEIVRRYGPGGPRTLTGNPALVTDDTQMALAVAGALREAPALTPEAVEPLLRQRFVAWSVSPENNRAPGMTCLNSCAELARGVRWQKATQAGSKGCGANMRVTPVGLLDVDLDTLAGLAQLQAGLTHGHPTGLAASELTAYAVRALRDGATLPELPGVLVAHARRQRRVYRHEWLGDLWQRPGVADPADFIARGWDECLDVLARLTTALARPDDGGDPCRDTGEGWVAEEALATALLCAVRHADDPVGALARGATTAGDSDSIAALAGAFVGAAHGMAAWPADWATRIEYADELRSLSAPLD, from the coding sequence ATGAGGGCCATGAGCCAGTCTTCGGTGCGGCGTGCCTCCGGTTCCTTCTTCGGTCTCGCGTACGGCGACGCCCTGGGCGCACCGACCGAGTTCCTGACCGTCGGCGAGATCGTCCGCCGGTACGGTCCGGGCGGTCCCCGCACGCTGACCGGCAACCCGGCGCTGGTCACCGACGACACCCAGATGGCCCTGGCGGTGGCCGGGGCGCTACGGGAGGCCCCGGCGCTGACCCCGGAGGCGGTCGAGCCACTGCTGCGGCAGCGTTTCGTCGCCTGGTCGGTCAGCCCGGAGAACAACCGTGCCCCCGGCATGACCTGCCTGAATTCCTGCGCCGAACTGGCTCGGGGGGTGCGCTGGCAGAAGGCGACCCAGGCCGGCTCGAAGGGGTGCGGGGCGAACATGCGGGTCACTCCGGTCGGTCTGCTCGACGTCGACCTGGACACTCTCGCCGGGCTGGCCCAGCTCCAGGCCGGCCTGACCCACGGGCATCCGACCGGGCTGGCGGCCAGCGAGCTGACCGCGTACGCGGTGCGGGCGCTGCGCGACGGGGCGACCCTGCCCGAACTGCCCGGCGTGCTCGTCGCGCACGCCCGGCGGCAACGCCGGGTCTACCGGCACGAGTGGCTGGGTGACCTCTGGCAGCGGCCCGGCGTCGCCGATCCGGCCGACTTCATCGCGCGGGGCTGGGACGAGTGCCTGGACGTGCTGGCGCGGCTGACCACGGCGCTGGCCCGCCCCGACGACGGTGGCGATCCGTGCCGGGACACCGGGGAGGGCTGGGTGGCCGAGGAGGCGCTCGCCACCGCCCTGCTCTGCGCCGTCCGGCACGCCGACGATCCGGTCGGCGCGCTGGCCCGGGGCGCGACCACCGCCGGCGACTCGGACTCGATCGCCGCGCTGGCCGGCGCGTTCGTCGGCGCCGCCCATGGCATGGCAGCCTGGCCCGCCGACTGGGCCACCCGCATCGAGTACGCCGACGAACTCCGTTCCCTCTCCGCTCCCCTCGACTGA
- the gatC gene encoding Asp-tRNA(Asn)/Glu-tRNA(Gln) amidotransferase subunit GatC, with protein MAAISREEVAHLARLSRLAVTEEELDTFAGQLDVILQAVAQVGEVAAADIPPTSHSVPLTNVLREDVVRPGLTPDEALSGAPDAEEQRFRVPRILDEDVAS; from the coding sequence ATGGCCGCCATCTCCCGCGAGGAGGTCGCGCATTTGGCGCGCCTGTCGCGGCTCGCCGTCACGGAGGAGGAGCTGGACACGTTCGCCGGCCAGCTCGACGTGATCCTCCAGGCCGTCGCCCAGGTCGGCGAGGTCGCCGCCGCGGACATCCCGCCGACCTCCCACTCGGTGCCGCTGACGAACGTCCTGCGGGAGGACGTCGTCCGGCCCGGCCTGACCCCGGACGAGGCGCTGTCGGGCGCACCCGACGCCGAGGAACAGCGGTTCCGCGTCCCGCGGATCCTGGACGAGGATGTGGCCTCATGA
- a CDS encoding putative bifunctional diguanylate cyclase/phosphodiesterase, which yields MEAADLRNAVPPARVGPFFGFVGATVVLAVGLTAGPLASLPGDLATLPGAFWIMAALAVVCDARPFVPPGQRHSSAVFPSICFTFAILVAWGPGAAVAVQTAAVVVSGWRLRHVAWRTAFNAAQYACALAAADEVIRLGPGSAFADDRLHWTDAVALAGAAVAWFVVSYGLVSMAVRLRFGDPWWPTVRRGLGFELLATGSLLLLAPVLVAAARASAALIPLVLVPLFAVYRMARLSADQEHLAALDPLTGLPNRKALLTEVAEQIRRHAERGAQGMPDGQLALLLIDLDRFKNVNDALGHAVGDRLLVAVSDRLTSALGSRDMVARLGGDEFAVVSGGLTGVDDARRVADRVVRALAEPVPLDGLPLDVGGSIGIALFPEHGEDFATLMRHADVAMYDAKHRNDTVAVYAAESDHNSAERLGLLADLRRVLESGTTDPVAYPTPAGTATATPAGTATASGAATARGGDGAALPAGDDDTPVPQGSRRWGGRRGRPTTHPDELINQIITGADPVRRRAGRTDDTPAPRPPEPASAPEWTPPAGPADGTGQRVEVGEPCGITMYYQPQVRIATGEVVGVEALLRWRHPRRGMVDPEELIRVAEQSAVMRLLTRRVVDDVVGQLARWSAAGSTLRAALNVSVRDLHTGEIADQIGDLLTRYAIRPDRLQLEITEGALMADPRRVLDTISRLHRIGVAIALDDFGTGYSSLQHLRRLPLSEVKVDRSFVLGMADDPDDAAIVRSMIELAGALGLRVVAEGVEDERTWRLLHAAGCDLAQGWFYARPMPADELTAWLARYRPVRPVGVTGSRSRPSS from the coding sequence ATGGAGGCCGCCGACCTGCGGAATGCCGTGCCGCCTGCCCGGGTGGGGCCGTTCTTCGGGTTCGTCGGCGCGACCGTCGTCCTGGCCGTCGGGCTCACCGCCGGTCCGCTGGCCTCGCTCCCGGGTGACCTCGCCACGCTGCCCGGCGCCTTCTGGATCATGGCGGCGCTCGCCGTCGTCTGTGACGCCCGGCCCTTCGTGCCGCCCGGCCAACGGCACAGCTCGGCGGTCTTCCCGTCGATCTGCTTCACCTTCGCGATCCTGGTCGCCTGGGGACCCGGGGCGGCGGTGGCGGTGCAGACCGCCGCGGTGGTCGTCTCCGGCTGGCGGCTGCGGCACGTCGCCTGGCGGACCGCGTTCAACGCCGCCCAGTACGCCTGTGCGCTCGCCGCCGCGGACGAGGTGATCCGGCTCGGCCCCGGCTCGGCGTTCGCCGACGACCGCCTGCACTGGACCGACGCGGTGGCGCTGGCCGGGGCGGCGGTGGCCTGGTTCGTGGTCAGCTACGGCCTGGTCAGCATGGCGGTACGGCTGCGCTTCGGTGACCCGTGGTGGCCCACCGTCCGGCGCGGACTCGGTTTCGAGCTGCTCGCCACCGGTTCGTTGCTGCTGCTCGCCCCGGTGCTGGTGGCCGCGGCCCGGGCCAGCGCGGCGCTGATCCCGCTGGTGCTGGTGCCGCTCTTCGCCGTCTACCGGATGGCCCGCCTCTCCGCCGACCAGGAGCACCTCGCCGCGCTCGATCCGCTGACCGGGCTGCCCAACCGCAAGGCGTTGCTCACCGAGGTCGCCGAGCAGATCCGCCGGCACGCCGAGCGGGGCGCCCAGGGGATGCCCGACGGGCAGCTCGCGCTGCTCCTGATCGACCTGGACCGGTTCAAGAATGTCAACGACGCGCTCGGCCACGCCGTCGGTGACCGGCTGCTGGTGGCGGTGAGCGACCGGCTCACCTCGGCCCTCGGCTCCCGGGACATGGTGGCCCGGCTCGGCGGCGACGAGTTCGCCGTCGTGTCGGGCGGGCTGACCGGGGTGGACGACGCCCGCCGCGTCGCCGACCGGGTGGTGCGCGCCCTCGCCGAGCCGGTTCCGCTGGACGGGTTGCCGCTGGACGTCGGAGGATCGATCGGCATCGCGCTCTTCCCCGAGCACGGTGAGGACTTCGCCACCCTGATGCGCCACGCCGACGTGGCGATGTACGACGCCAAGCACCGCAACGACACCGTCGCCGTGTACGCCGCCGAGTCGGACCACAACTCCGCCGAGCGTCTCGGTCTCCTGGCCGACCTGCGCCGGGTGCTGGAGTCCGGGACGACCGATCCGGTGGCGTACCCGACCCCGGCCGGGACCGCGACGGCAACCCCGGCCGGGACCGCGACGGCATCCGGAGCCGCAACCGCCCGGGGCGGCGACGGGGCCGCGCTGCCCGCCGGGGACGACGACACCCCCGTACCGCAGGGTTCGCGCCGGTGGGGTGGGCGGCGCGGCCGGCCCACCACGCACCCGGACGAGCTGATCAACCAGATCATCACCGGGGCCGATCCGGTTCGCCGGCGGGCCGGACGGACCGACGACACCCCGGCCCCCCGCCCACCCGAGCCGGCGTCGGCGCCGGAGTGGACGCCGCCGGCCGGGCCGGCCGACGGCACCGGCCAGCGGGTCGAGGTGGGCGAGCCGTGCGGAATCACGATGTACTACCAACCCCAGGTCCGGATCGCCACCGGCGAGGTGGTCGGGGTGGAGGCGCTGCTGCGCTGGCGGCACCCCCGCCGGGGCATGGTCGACCCGGAGGAGCTGATCCGGGTGGCCGAACAGAGCGCGGTGATGCGGCTGCTGACCCGCCGGGTGGTCGACGACGTGGTGGGACAGCTGGCCCGCTGGTCGGCGGCGGGCAGCACCCTGCGGGCCGCGCTCAACGTCAGCGTCCGGGACCTGCACACCGGGGAGATCGCCGACCAGATCGGTGACCTGCTCACCCGCTACGCGATCCGCCCGGACCGGCTGCAATTGGAGATCACCGAGGGTGCCCTGATGGCCGACCCCCGGCGGGTGCTCGACACGATCTCCCGGCTGCACCGGATCGGGGTGGCCATCGCGCTGGACGACTTCGGCACCGGGTACTCCTCCCTCCAACACCTGCGGCGGCTGCCGCTGTCCGAGGTGAAGGTGGACCGCTCGTTCGTCCTCGGCATGGCCGACGACCCCGACGACGCCGCGATCGTCCGTTCGATGATCGAACTGGCCGGAGCGCTCGGCCTGCGGGTGGTCGCCGAGGGGGTGGAGGACGAGCGGACCTGGCGGTTGCTCCACGCCGCCGGCTGCGACCTGGCACAGGGCTGGTTCTACGCCCGACCCATGCCGGCCGACGAACTGACCGCGTGGCTGGCCCGGTACCGACCGGTCCGGCCGGTCGGCGTGACCGGCAGCCGCTCCCGGCCGAGCAGCTGA
- a CDS encoding VOC family protein — protein sequence MIGQLRSVVVDCPDPRALADFYAELLGLSIAEEESEDDWVVLGGPPGQHPRIAFQSAPDLRPPDWPDPERPQQFHLDVQVDDVDAAEQRVLALGARRLPGEGDDFRVYADPAGHPFCLVFE from the coding sequence ATGATTGGACAGCTACGTTCCGTGGTCGTGGACTGCCCCGACCCCCGTGCCCTGGCCGACTTCTACGCCGAACTGCTCGGCCTGTCGATCGCCGAGGAGGAGTCCGAGGACGACTGGGTGGTGCTCGGCGGTCCGCCCGGGCAGCATCCCCGGATCGCCTTCCAGTCGGCTCCCGACCTGCGCCCGCCGGACTGGCCCGACCCGGAACGCCCGCAGCAGTTCCACCTGGACGTGCAGGTGGACGACGTGGACGCGGCCGAGCAGCGGGTGCTCGCACTCGGAGCGCGCCGGCTGCCCGGGGAGGGGGACGACTTTCGCGTCTACGCCGATCCGGCCGGTCACCCGTTCTGCCTGGTCTTCGAGTGA
- the gatA gene encoding Asp-tRNA(Asn)/Glu-tRNA(Gln) amidotransferase subunit GatA, whose amino-acid sequence MNDLTRMSAADLAGLVANGETSAVEVTRAHLDRIAAVDERVHAFLHVDTEGALAAARTVDERRAAGEELGPLAGVPVAVKDVLTTKGVPTTVGSKILEGWRPPYDSTIVERLRAAGTVMLGKTNMDEFAMGSSTEYSAYGPTRNPWDLDRIPGGSGGGSAAALAAYEAPLSIGSDTGGSIRQPGAVTGTVGAKPTYGGTSRYGLVAFSSSLDTPGPCARTVLDAALLHAVIGGHDPRDSTSIPQPVPDVVAAARLGATGDLTGVKLGVVTEFSGDGAEPGVLAAFRDAVEALTKLGAEIVEVSCPHFKYALPAYYLIAPSECSSNLARFDGVRFGLRVGDDGNRSLEEVMSLTRDAGFGPEVKRRIMLGTYALSSGYYDAYYGQAQKVRTLITRDFTAAFEQVDALISPTTPFVAFPMGARTSDPYQMYLADLFTIPSNLYGGPGISVPCGLSEGLPVGLQVMAPTMADDRMYRVAAALESAVGTFTPPAL is encoded by the coding sequence ATGAACGACCTGACCCGGATGAGCGCCGCCGACCTGGCCGGTCTGGTGGCCAACGGCGAGACCTCCGCCGTCGAGGTGACCCGGGCCCACCTGGACCGGATCGCCGCCGTCGACGAGCGGGTGCACGCCTTCCTGCACGTCGACACCGAGGGCGCGCTGGCCGCCGCCCGTACGGTGGACGAGCGCCGGGCCGCCGGCGAGGAACTCGGCCCGCTGGCCGGCGTGCCGGTGGCGGTCAAGGACGTGCTCACCACGAAGGGCGTGCCGACCACCGTCGGCTCGAAGATCCTCGAAGGCTGGCGTCCGCCGTACGACTCGACCATCGTCGAGCGGCTCCGGGCCGCCGGCACGGTCATGCTCGGCAAGACCAACATGGACGAGTTCGCGATGGGCTCCTCCACGGAATACTCCGCGTACGGCCCGACCCGCAACCCGTGGGACCTGGACCGCATCCCGGGCGGCTCCGGTGGCGGCAGCGCCGCCGCGCTGGCCGCGTACGAGGCCCCGCTGTCGATCGGTTCGGACACCGGCGGCTCGATCCGCCAGCCGGGCGCGGTCACTGGCACGGTCGGCGCGAAGCCCACCTACGGCGGCACCTCCCGGTACGGCCTGGTCGCCTTCTCCTCCTCGCTCGACACCCCCGGCCCGTGCGCCCGTACGGTGCTCGACGCGGCGCTGCTGCACGCGGTGATCGGCGGACACGACCCGCGCGACTCCACCTCCATCCCGCAGCCGGTGCCGGACGTGGTGGCCGCCGCGCGCCTCGGCGCGACCGGCGACCTGACCGGCGTGAAGCTCGGTGTGGTCACCGAGTTCTCCGGTGACGGGGCCGAGCCGGGCGTGCTCGCCGCCTTCCGGGACGCGGTCGAGGCGCTCACCAAGCTCGGCGCGGAGATCGTCGAGGTCTCCTGCCCGCACTTCAAGTACGCGCTGCCGGCGTACTACCTGATCGCGCCGAGCGAGTGCTCGTCCAACCTGGCCCGCTTCGACGGCGTCCGGTTCGGCCTGCGGGTCGGCGACGACGGCAACCGCTCGCTGGAGGAGGTCATGTCGCTGACCCGGGACGCCGGTTTCGGCCCCGAGGTCAAGCGGCGGATCATGCTCGGCACGTACGCCCTGTCGTCCGGCTACTACGACGCCTACTACGGCCAGGCGCAGAAGGTCCGGACGCTGATCACCCGGGACTTCACCGCCGCCTTCGAGCAGGTCGACGCGCTGATCTCGCCGACCACCCCGTTCGTGGCCTTCCCGATGGGCGCACGGACCTCCGACCCGTACCAGATGTACCTGGCGGACCTCTTCACCATCCCGTCGAACCTCTACGGCGGGCCGGGCATCTCGGTGCCCTGCGGGCTCTCCGAGGGGCTGCCGGTGGGGCTCCAGGTGATGGCCCCGACCATGGCCGACGACCGGATGTACCGGGTCGCCGCCGCGCTGGAGTCGGCTGTCGGCACGTTCACCCCACCGGCACTGTGA